The genome window CAGCGCGGCAGCGGCACGTTCGACCGCAGTATCGAATCGATCCGGCTGCTGAACGAACGCGGATACGGGATTGAGCACAGCGGTCTGGTGCTGGACCTGGTTTACAACCCGGCGGGCGCTTTTCTGCCGTTGGGGCAGGAGCAGCTCAAAAAGGATTTCGAGCGCGAACTGATGCAGAACTACGGCCTGTCGTTCAACCGGCTCTACACGATCACCAACATGCCGATCAACCGTTTCCGCGAGATGCTGGAGCGCCGCGACGCGTTCGAGGAGTACATGGAGAAGCTGGTGGGGGCGTTCAACCCCTGCGCAGCCGGCGGCGTGATGTGCCGCAATCTAGTCAGCGTGGGCTGGGACGGGCGGCTTTACGACTGCGATTTCAACCAGATGAAGGGACTGCGGATTGATATCGGCGGTCCGGTGCATGTCGGCAATTTCGACCTCAAGAAGGTCCTGGACCGTCGAATAGTTTTTGGCGAGCACTGTTTCGGCTGCACCGCGGGGGCCGGAAGCAGTTGCACGGGAGAGATTTCCTGAGCTTTCGGTCCCGGGCTGACGGGGAATTGACACGAGGCGCCGGAGGGAGGGTCTTTTTTACTGTCGGGAGGATCAGAACCTGACCGTGCAGGCCAGTCTCGTTTGGCCTCCGGGTCCAAAAACGAAATGACGGTCGAAATTATAGAGATGGGCCGAGATGTAGGAATCCAGTATCCCCAGCAGCAAAGCAGTGGCGCCGTAGGCCATGTAGTCACCGGCCTTGCGCTGGGCGCTCTTGATCCGGCTGTTGAGTGCCACCCGCTCGGGATCGTCCACTGGCCAGTCCGGCCCGTTAAACTCCTCCAGGCGCGACAACTCGTCACGCATCTCCGCCCGGTCGCGGAACTCGAGGACCATCCCGAGCAGGAAAGCGGTTTCGGCTGCCGCGGTGATTGTCCCCCGCACGGGATGTTCGGTGTAGAACTGGCCCCAGCCGGGCACCGCCAGGCTGCGCAAGAACGCACCACCTGGAGACTTGCGTTCGCGCTGATCCGCAGCCGGCGAGATCGAGGAGGTGGAATCCATGAAGCCCTCGGGCAGCCGGTCGAGCAGTTCCTGCCTGCTGTTGGAGCCGGCTGAGTCCGGCGGTTGTACCGCGTTTTGCGGCCGGAGGACGGAGGGCAGCGAGGCCAGAATCAACAAGCCTGCGGCGCTTGACAAAATCCAGCCGCGGACTATGTTTAAGTAGGAGGATTTAGTGCTGGAACGCATTTTTAAATATACCGTTATGGTGATCGCAGGCGTTCTGTTTGTTGCGGCCTGGAGGCCGGTTGAATGTCGGGCGGCGGACAGCCCCAGGCTGCAGTCCGCCGGTGTCCGCTGGGGCAGTTCGTACTCCTGGAGCCGTTTCCGCGCCGATCAGCGCAGTTTCCGCTACCAGGGAGTCAACAGGCGTAACTTCCGGGGTTCCACCGCCGCCGGTTACCGAATATTCACCAACAGGTCCGCAAACCGCGGGGCCGGTATCAGGTCCAACCTTGCCGCCGCGCAGCGTACTGTCAGGCGCAGTTACGGGAGTACCGCGCGCTACTCCTCCCGTCAGCGGATAATCTCCTGGCGGAAATACGCAGGGCGGAATGTCCAGCGGGGCGCCACGATCGGTCTCAGGAAATGATCCCCGCTTCTCATCAGCCTGCCTCCGCTAATCTACACCCCCGGCCTGCGTTTAACAAGAATCCACACCCGCGCCCATGCACCGCTCCGACCAGCCATCGATGAAAACCGTGATCAGCGCCAGCCGGCGCACCGATATCCCCGCATTTTACCTCGACTGGTTTTTCCACCGCCTGGAAGCAGGCGGTTTTAAGCTGACCAACCCGTTCAACGGCCGGGTCCGCACAGTGGAGGTTCACAGGGACAGCGTGGCCGCAATCGTGTTCTGGAGTAAGGACTACGGTCCTCTGCTGGAGCGTCGGAAACAGTTGTCCGGATGGCCGGCCGTGTTTAATTTTACGCTCAACACGCCTGATCCGCTGCTGGAGCCCGGAGTTCCGCCGCTGGAGGAGCGGATGGAGCAGATGGCCGCCCTGGCGGATATCTACGGAGCGGAGGCGGTTCGCTGGCGATTCGACCCGGTGGTGTTTTACAGCCGGGGCGGGAATCAATACGACAATCTCGGCGCGTTCGAGCGCCTGCTGGAATTCGCCGCGGGGCTGGGGATAACCGCGTGCACGATTTCGTTCATGGACCCTTATCGTAAAATCGAACGTCGCCAGCGCGGTGTGACCGCTTTCAGCTTCGTCTATCCGGACCCGGACCGGATGAGAGAAACCGCCGCCCGGATGGCCTCCGCAGCCGCGGATCACGGGCTGACTCTGCTGACCTGCTGCGAACCGGAACTGGCGGGAGCCGGACTGGAAAATATCACCGCCGCCGGGTGTATCGACCACGCCCTGATCGGGCGGCTTTACGGGGCGAAACTCAGCGGCCGCCGCGACAGAGGGCAGCGCACCGGTTCCGGGTGCCTCTGCCACGAGAGTATCGATATCGGCGGCTACAGGGAGCAGCCCTGCCGCTGCAACTGCCTGTACTGCTACGCCAATCCGGTAATCGACCGAAAGGAACACGAGAGTTGAACAAGATAATCGACCTGCGAAGCGATACGGTTACCCGGCCGTCCGAGCCGATGCGCCGGGCGATGTACGAGGCCGAGGTGGGTGATGATGTCTACGCCGAGGACCCGACGATCAACCGTCTCCAGGAGTTGACCGCGCAAATGTCAGGCCGCGAGGCCGCGCTGCTGGTGCCCACCGGTTCGATGGGCAACGCGGTCTGCCTCGACGTGCTTACCTCGCCCGGCTCCGAGGTTGTCTGCGACAAGCTGAGCCATATCTGCAACTACGAGCTGAGTTCGATGGCCGTGTTCAGCGGGCTTACGCCCCGGGTTATCGACGGGCCGCAGGGATGTCCCACCGCCGCGCAGGTGGCCGATGCGATCCTCCCGGATATCTACTACGTGGCTCCCACCGGTTGTATCAGCGTGGAGAACACGGCCAATATCGCCGGCGGGAGGATCTATCCTCTCGACAGGCTGCGGGAGATAACAAAACTCGCAGAGAGCAAAAAAATTCCGGTACACATGGACGGGGCGCGGATATTCAACTCGGCGGTGGCCACAGGCAAACCGGTTGCCGAGCTGAGCGCGGGTGTCGCTACGGTGATGTTCTGCCTGAGCAAGGGCCTCGGGGCGCCGGTCGGCTCGATGATAGCAGGTGAGCGGGCATTTATCGAGGAGGCCTGGCGCTCGCGAAAACGGATGGGCGGCGGTATGCGCCAGGCGGGGATCCTGGCGGCGGCCGGAATCTACGCGCTGGAACATAATGTCGAACGCCTGGCGGACGACCATGCAAACGCCCGCAGGCTGGCTGAGGCCCTGGGCGGCATGGAGGGTCTCGAAGTTGACCTGGAACAGGTGGAGACCAATATCGTCATGGTCTGTACCGCGCCGCCCGCGCCAGATGCGGTGGAGTTGTGCGGGAGGCTGAACGCGGCCGGAGTGCGGGTCGATCCGCTGGGGAAAAATCTGACCCGGCTGGTCACCCACCTGGACGTATCCAGCGAGGACATCAGCCGGGCCATCGATGCATTCAGAGCGTCTGCCGGGAAAGCTTGAGAATTCAGTCAGTTTTCTCTGATCCTGATCGAGCCGCCCGAAGCACGCAGGCTGAGCAGCGGGCCTCCCTCGCCGATTTTACCTTCCAGC of Candidatus Glassbacteria bacterium contains these proteins:
- a CDS encoding radical SAM/Cys-rich domain protein, encoding MRLMANESAYDFETRLRQHQLELQPQTVETLQINMGRLCNQTCLHCHVSAGPDRAGEQMSRDTVDSCLAILARYPEIVKLDITGGAPELNEHFRHVVESAAGLGRHVMVRHNLTVTLDPHPVTGESMDWLPAFFAENKLEVVSSLPYWSSYFTDRQRGSGTFDRSIESIRLLNERGYGIEHSGLVLDLVYNPAGAFLPLGQEQLKKDFERELMQNYGLSFNRLYTITNMPINRFREMLERRDAFEEYMEKLVGAFNPCAAGGVMCRNLVSVGWDGRLYDCDFNQMKGLRIDIGGPVHVGNFDLKKVLDRRIVFGEHCFGCTAGAGSSCTGEIS
- a CDS encoding DUF1848 domain-containing protein, which produces MHRSDQPSMKTVISASRRTDIPAFYLDWFFHRLEAGGFKLTNPFNGRVRTVEVHRDSVAAIVFWSKDYGPLLERRKQLSGWPAVFNFTLNTPDPLLEPGVPPLEERMEQMAALADIYGAEAVRWRFDPVVFYSRGGNQYDNLGAFERLLEFAAGLGITACTISFMDPYRKIERRQRGVTAFSFVYPDPDRMRETAARMASAAADHGLTLLTCCEPELAGAGLENITAAGCIDHALIGRLYGAKLSGRRDRGQRTGSGCLCHESIDIGGYREQPCRCNCLYCYANPVIDRKEHES
- a CDS encoding aminotransferase class I/II-fold pyridoxal phosphate-dependent enzyme, giving the protein MIDLRSDTVTRPSEPMRRAMYEAEVGDDVYAEDPTINRLQELTAQMSGREAALLVPTGSMGNAVCLDVLTSPGSEVVCDKLSHICNYELSSMAVFSGLTPRVIDGPQGCPTAAQVADAILPDIYYVAPTGCISVENTANIAGGRIYPLDRLREITKLAESKKIPVHMDGARIFNSAVATGKPVAELSAGVATVMFCLSKGLGAPVGSMIAGERAFIEEAWRSRKRMGGGMRQAGILAAAGIYALEHNVERLADDHANARRLAEALGGMEGLEVDLEQVETNIVMVCTAPPAPDAVELCGRLNAAGVRVDPLGKNLTRLVTHLDVSSEDISRAIDAFRASAGKA